From a region of the Thermus caldilimi genome:
- a CDS encoding glycoside hydrolase family 13 protein, translating into MAWYEGAFFYQIFPDRFFRAGPPGKPAPAGPFEPWEAPPSLRGFKGGTLWGIAEQIPYLKDLGVEALYLNPVFASTANHRYHTMDYFQVDPVLGGNAALRHLLEVAHAHGLRVILDGVFNHTGRGFFAFQHLVENGEQSPYRDWYHVKGFPLNPYSRHPNYEAWWGNPELPKLRVETPAVREYLLEVAEHWIRFGADGWRLDVPNEIQDPEFWRAFRRRVKGANLEAYIVGEIWEEADFWLQGDMFDATMNYPLSRAILGFVGGEVLDQELSSRSGLGRIEPLQALAFSRRLEGLFSRYRPEVVRAQMNLLTSHDTPRLLTLLRGSVERAKLALSLLFLLPGNPTVYYGEEVGMEGGHDPENRGGMVWDQARWKEEIRQTVRRMARLRQEHPELRTAPYQRVYAADGHLAFTRGPYLVVVNASSEPFRQDFPLHGALPRGAQAVDLLSGKTCTPIGGRLCGPELPPFSVAVWVEV; encoded by the coding sequence GTGGCCTGGTACGAAGGCGCCTTTTTCTATCAAATCTTTCCCGACCGCTTCTTCCGCGCAGGCCCCCCGGGCAAACCCGCCCCTGCGGGGCCCTTCGAACCCTGGGAAGCCCCCCCCTCCCTTAGGGGCTTCAAGGGCGGGACCCTTTGGGGTATAGCGGAGCAAATCCCCTACCTCAAGGACCTGGGGGTGGAAGCCCTTTACCTGAACCCCGTCTTCGCCTCCACCGCCAACCATCGCTACCACACCATGGACTACTTCCAGGTGGATCCCGTGCTGGGGGGGAACGCCGCCCTCCGCCACCTCCTGGAGGTGGCCCACGCCCACGGGCTCAGGGTCATCCTGGACGGGGTCTTCAACCACACCGGCCGGGGGTTCTTCGCCTTCCAGCACCTTGTGGAAAACGGAGAACAAAGCCCCTACCGGGACTGGTACCACGTGAAGGGTTTTCCCCTAAACCCCTATAGCCGCCACCCCAACTACGAGGCTTGGTGGGGCAACCCCGAGCTCCCCAAGCTCCGGGTAGAAACCCCGGCGGTGCGGGAATACCTCCTGGAGGTGGCCGAGCACTGGATCCGTTTCGGCGCAGATGGCTGGCGGCTGGACGTGCCCAACGAGATCCAGGATCCCGAGTTCTGGCGGGCCTTCCGCCGTCGGGTGAAGGGAGCCAACCTCGAGGCCTACATCGTGGGGGAAATCTGGGAAGAGGCCGACTTCTGGCTCCAGGGGGACATGTTCGACGCCACCATGAATTACCCCTTGAGCCGGGCCATCCTGGGCTTCGTGGGGGGAGAGGTTCTAGACCAGGAGCTATCCTCCCGCTCGGGCCTGGGGCGGATCGAACCCCTGCAGGCCCTGGCCTTCAGCCGCCGCCTGGAGGGCCTCTTTAGCCGTTACCGCCCGGAGGTGGTGCGGGCCCAGATGAACCTCCTCACCTCCCACGACACCCCCCGCCTCCTCACCCTCCTTAGGGGAAGTGTGGAGCGGGCTAAGCTGGCCCTTTCCCTGCTTTTCCTCCTGCCCGGAAACCCCACGGTGTACTACGGGGAGGAGGTGGGGATGGAAGGGGGCCACGACCCGGAAAACCGGGGGGGCATGGTCTGGGACCAGGCCCGTTGGAAGGAGGAGATCCGCCAAACCGTGCGGCGCATGGCCCGCTTGCGCCAGGAACACCCCGAGCTTCGCACCGCTCCCTACCAGCGGGTCTATGCCGCAGACGGGCACCTGGCCTTCACCCGGGGGCCTTACCTGGTGGTGGTGAACGCCTCTTCCGAGCCTTTCCGCCAGGATTTCCCCCTGCATGGCGCCCTGCCTCGAGGGGCCCAGGCGGTGGACCTCCTCTCCGGGAAAACCTGCACCCCAATAGGGGGAAGGCTTTGCGGACCTGAGCTTCCCCCCTTCTCGGTAGCCGTCTGGGTGGAGGTCTAG
- a CDS encoding IS5 family transposase, giving the protein MKRKAYPSDVTDEEWSLVAPYLTLMREDAPQREYPLREVFNALRWIVRTGAPWRMLPHDFPPWEVVYAKTQRWLKAGVFQALVHDLRALLRTLEGREPDPSAVVLDSRTLPATPESGHRAGYDGAKRRRGSKVHMAVDTLGHLLALVVTPADVGDREEVGRLAREVQEATGERVEVAFVDQGYTGERAAEAARRGLVLLPRRWVVERLFAWLTRFRRLVRDYERLPETVAGLHFLAFAMLLLKRFVDFLGKVINTL; this is encoded by the coding sequence ATGAAGAGGAAAGCCTACCCCTCCGACGTGACGGACGAGGAATGGAGCCTGGTGGCCCCCTACCTCACCCTCATGCGGGAGGACGCCCCCCAAAGGGAGTACCCCCTGCGCGAGGTGTTCAACGCCCTCCGGTGGATCGTCCGCACCGGGGCCCCCTGGCGCATGCTCCCCCACGACTTCCCCCCCTGGGAGGTGGTCTACGCAAAGACCCAGAGGTGGCTCAAGGCGGGGGTGTTCCAGGCCCTGGTCCACGACCTGCGGGCCCTGCTCCGCACCCTGGAGGGGAGGGAGCCCGACCCCTCAGCGGTGGTTCTGGACAGCCGCACCTTGCCGGCCACACCGGAGAGCGGGCACCGGGCGGGGTACGACGGGGCGAAGCGGCGGCGGGGGAGCAAGGTGCACATGGCGGTGGATACCCTGGGGCACTTGCTGGCCCTGGTGGTGACCCCGGCGGACGTGGGGGACCGGGAGGAGGTGGGGCGGCTGGCGCGGGAGGTGCAGGAGGCCACGGGGGAGCGGGTGGAGGTGGCCTTTGTGGACCAGGGGTACACGGGGGAGAGGGCGGCGGAGGCGGCGAGGCGGGGTCTTGTGCTGTTGCCGCGGCGGTGGGTGGTGGAGAGGTTGTTTGCTTGGCTGACGCGGTTTCGGCGGTTGGTGCGGGACTATGAGCGGTTGCCCGAGACGGTGGCGGGGCTGCACTTCTTGGCTTTTGCCATGCTCCTCCTGAAGAGGTTTGTGGACTTCCTGGGCAAAGTCATCAACACGCTCTAG
- the bshC gene encoding bacillithiol biosynthesis cysteine-adding enzyme BshC → MEAQVLAQLLGLPQGEEVLKERLGREGHPQLSSALAAYLKRLQAPREVLAALEGLGQGAVVTGQQAGLLGGPALTFYKAHTALGLAEKVGAASLFWVASQDHDVEEVRHLHLLLEEEVRTLSLPLPPLPAGRIPFAPYREAVREFLGSWSRDTRVAYALEGETLSEFFARTLLAFLGERGLIPFDPMAQELAPLFQKALERELEDPLASAQAINQEAERIRALGGRPPLKRKPGATNLFLETDQRRLLFYQDGAFTDGVRRYSKKELLEILRTDPSRLTPAAGLRPVFQDLVLPTAGFVVGPNEFRYVAELSGVYALYGIPMPALFLRLRAVVLEPPIHRIVERYRLDPWAFVDGGEDAFLKAVKEVLEGFRELEAELLRLLEEVEALGQKAHALEPTLERPFRRFRARLKGEGERLLKKLLRARMGRDAVLLHHLERLKRHLLPRGLPQERVYPFAMYALRHPEALLRLREAPISGRATLVLG, encoded by the coding sequence ATGGAAGCCCAGGTCCTGGCCCAGCTTTTGGGCCTACCCCAGGGGGAAGAGGTCCTCAAAGAGCGCTTGGGCCGGGAAGGCCATCCCCAACTCTCCTCGGCGCTTGCAGCTTACCTGAAGCGTCTTCAGGCTCCACGGGAGGTCCTGGCGGCCCTCGAGGGCCTGGGGCAGGGGGCGGTGGTCACGGGCCAGCAGGCGGGGCTTCTGGGGGGGCCTGCCCTGACCTTCTACAAAGCCCACACCGCCTTGGGCCTGGCGGAAAAGGTGGGGGCGGCTTCCCTCTTCTGGGTGGCTTCCCAGGACCACGATGTGGAGGAGGTGCGCCACCTTCACCTTCTCCTGGAGGAGGAGGTGCGTACCCTATCCCTACCCCTGCCGCCCCTTCCCGCAGGACGGATTCCTTTTGCCCCTTACCGAGAGGCGGTGAGGGAGTTTCTGGGTTCCTGGTCCCGGGATACCCGGGTGGCTTACGCCCTGGAGGGGGAAACCCTGTCTGAGTTTTTCGCCCGCACCCTCTTGGCCTTTCTGGGGGAGAGGGGCCTTATTCCCTTTGACCCCATGGCTCAGGAGCTTGCCCCCCTTTTCCAAAAGGCCCTGGAAAGGGAGCTGGAGGACCCCTTGGCCAGCGCCCAGGCCATCAACCAGGAGGCGGAGCGCATCCGCGCTTTGGGGGGCAGGCCTCCCTTGAAGCGCAAGCCGGGGGCCACCAATCTTTTTTTGGAAACCGATCAAAGAAGGTTGCTTTTTTATCAAGATGGAGCCTTTACCGACGGGGTGCGCCGCTATAGCAAAAAGGAGCTCCTGGAGATCCTTAGGACCGATCCCAGCCGCCTCACCCCTGCGGCGGGCTTGAGGCCGGTGTTCCAGGACCTGGTTCTGCCCACGGCGGGCTTCGTGGTGGGTCCCAACGAGTTCCGGTATGTGGCCGAGCTTTCCGGGGTCTACGCCCTTTACGGTATCCCCATGCCTGCCCTCTTCCTTCGCCTAAGGGCCGTGGTTTTGGAACCTCCCATCCACCGGATTGTGGAGAGGTACCGCCTGGATCCCTGGGCGTTTGTGGATGGGGGAGAGGATGCCTTTCTTAAGGCTGTCAAGGAGGTGCTGGAAGGGTTTAGGGAACTCGAGGCCGAGCTTTTGCGCCTCTTGGAGGAAGTGGAGGCCCTGGGCCAAAAGGCCCATGCCCTGGAGCCCACCTTGGAAAGGCCTTTCCGCCGCTTCCGGGCGAGGCTGAAGGGGGAGGGGGAAAGGCTTTTGAAGAAGCTCCTTCGCGCCCGCATGGGGCGGGATGCGGTCCTTCTCCATCATCTGGAGCGCCTCAAGCGGCACCTCTTGCCTCGAGGCCTGCCTCAGGAACGGGTCTACCCCTTCGCCATGTACGCCTTGCGTCACCCCGAGGCCCTCCTCAGGCTCCGAGAGGCACCCATCTCGGGAAGGGCCACCTTGGTTTTGGGCTAG
- a CDS encoding Crp/Fnr family transcriptional regulator codes for MFQELSLEARRDMARVFQPKRVLRGAPLYALGDRADGVYLVREGLVWLEGPRSAEGEPATLGVVGPGGLFGEEALVEGGRRTSGATALTYVEFLFAPQEALAPVRARFPEVERFFLEALYARLKEAEERLWELRHLSVSQRLARLLLRLSQAGEVAFSHQDLARMVGATRETVTKLLGEWALSGVVDLGYRRVEVREPQALARLAEAL; via the coding sequence ATGTTCCAGGAGCTTTCCCTCGAGGCCCGGCGGGATATGGCCAGGGTGTTCCAGCCCAAGAGGGTCTTGCGGGGTGCGCCCCTCTACGCCCTCGGGGACCGGGCGGACGGGGTGTACCTGGTGCGGGAAGGGCTTGTTTGGCTAGAAGGACCCCGCTCGGCGGAAGGGGAGCCCGCCACCTTGGGGGTGGTGGGGCCTGGGGGGCTTTTTGGGGAGGAGGCCCTGGTGGAGGGGGGAAGGCGCACTTCGGGGGCCACCGCCTTAACCTACGTGGAATTCCTCTTCGCCCCCCAGGAAGCCCTGGCCCCCGTGCGGGCGCGTTTTCCCGAGGTGGAGCGCTTCTTCCTGGAGGCTTTGTACGCCCGGCTGAAGGAGGCGGAGGAGCGGCTTTGGGAACTGCGCCACCTCTCCGTGAGCCAGCGCTTGGCCCGGCTTCTCCTGAGGCTAAGCCAGGCGGGGGAGGTGGCCTTTTCCCACCAGGACCTGGCCCGCATGGTGGGGGCCACCCGGGAGACCGTGACCAAGCTCCTGGGGGAGTGGGCCCTTTCGGGGGTGGTGGACCTAGGCTACCGTAGGGTGGAGGTCCGGGAACCCCAAGCCCTTGCCCGCCTGGCCGAGGCGCTTTAG
- a CDS encoding menaquinone biosynthesis family protein: MEAPVLKLGYSPCPNDTFIFYALTHGLVESPLPVEAVLEDVETLNRWALEGRLPLTKLSYAAYGRVRDRYVALRSGGALGRGVGPLVVAKKPLRSLEGARVAIPGRNTTAFLLLSLYAQGFEPVEVRYDRIMPLVAQGEVEAGLIIHESRFTYPEYGLVKLLDLGEWWEGETGLPLPLGAILARRDLGEGLIRALDEAVRRSLEYAWAHPEETLPYLKAHAQELSEEVIWAHVKTYVNEFSLDVGQEGEQAVARLFAEAEARGLLPSSEAPLFL; the protein is encoded by the coding sequence ATGGAGGCGCCGGTTCTGAAGCTGGGCTACTCCCCCTGCCCCAACGACACCTTCATCTTCTACGCCCTGACCCATGGCCTTGTGGAAAGCCCCCTTCCGGTGGAGGCGGTTTTGGAGGACGTGGAAACCCTAAACCGCTGGGCTTTGGAGGGGAGGTTGCCCCTGACCAAGCTCTCCTATGCCGCCTATGGGAGGGTGCGGGACCGGTATGTGGCCCTGAGGAGCGGGGGAGCCTTGGGGAGAGGGGTGGGCCCCTTGGTGGTGGCCAAAAAGCCCTTGAGGAGCCTCGAGGGGGCCCGGGTGGCCATTCCCGGGCGCAACACCACGGCCTTTTTGCTCCTCTCCCTGTATGCCCAAGGGTTTGAGCCGGTGGAGGTGCGCTACGACCGGATCATGCCCCTGGTGGCCCAAGGGGAGGTGGAGGCAGGTCTCATCATCCACGAAAGCCGTTTCACCTACCCGGAGTACGGCCTGGTCAAGCTTCTGGATCTGGGGGAGTGGTGGGAGGGGGAAACGGGCCTGCCCCTCCCCTTGGGGGCCATCCTGGCCCGGCGGGACCTGGGGGAGGGCCTCATCCGGGCCCTGGATGAGGCGGTGCGGCGGAGCCTGGAGTACGCCTGGGCCCATCCCGAGGAAACCCTCCCCTACCTGAAAGCCCATGCCCAGGAGCTTTCGGAGGAGGTCATCTGGGCCCATGTAAAGACCTATGTGAACGAGTTCAGCCTGGATGTGGGGCAGGAGGGGGAACAGGCGGTGGCAAGGCTCTTTGCTGAGGCCGAGGCCCGGGGGCTTCTCCCTTCCTCCGAAGCCCCCCTCTTTTTGTAA
- a CDS encoding tetratricopeptide repeat protein: MPDELRLYLNERFGVLGPVSPGRFEAELAKRVGSPAKREPVLKAWRAYLSGGGKEAVRSFYQEILKVPKGEALVYGMHLPFLEFYAREVPSRLEGRVLEVGAFTGALVGYLQGRRPELSFSALDGVEEVVELGKKRVPEVAWHLGWAEEAELPPFDTLLLLSVFPEGFVDQELESRLEAPSFWKRFGFFDRLPLLARLLKPGGLLIYGHGPFLGKSPEGVEEGLKHLGFDQVERVGEGEYFLVLARRPEALEVKEGAWSQAVDEGASLDLEEAPLRVPVLVRQDLSEVRELLAAGRYAEVLAQLPEGVEGEAACLRGRALFALSRYAEAEEVLKRALSEEAEDLRAMVLVELGEYERARPRLEALAGRGGRYRIYLGRVYLSLGRYADALRQFVESGLPEAEGYVREALERITERMRRFAREGEWAEVSRRAEFVEDLSPTLLTREMLRLGLKAALIQGLFARAERYARRLADLDEAEGFLGLALVALRVSSPLEVRPLDDIKSVEPYLTEALARAEIPEALLLLGMLREREGRHLEALRLLERAAERGTGEVAGLAYHHLAQVKWALRRPLKEILGDHKRAHALRAYPAPYLFQLAQEALKGGEEVLARELLSRARDAGLSEVAEEDLMGLLALLERLEGPWAAFSLLYQALGRTPKPPLELLALAYRLSRGFRESPEASEVRGQYLAALYAEGRGEEVERLLLEELRTDPQALEVLFDLAEHYEGRGNWRKAAEHWQKALEVALYREKDLDLSREVLRNLLFLRPHDESLFLYLEELKAVSRGLEALGESPKALPETKEELLQEGLPQFHGEHLLVVGGHTQLRSRLVPLLEARGLKVDWFDADTVGVGKEALRRIQNRLEKAHGLMVVSSYVGHDFSEPVRLEAERLGVPVYVIPGRARGPRGF; this comes from the coding sequence ATGCCCGACGAGCTAAGGCTTTACCTGAATGAGCGTTTCGGCGTCTTGGGGCCGGTATCCCCGGGGCGTTTTGAGGCCGAGCTGGCCAAGCGGGTGGGAAGCCCCGCCAAGCGGGAACCCGTCCTCAAGGCCTGGCGGGCCTACCTTTCGGGGGGCGGCAAGGAGGCGGTGCGAAGTTTCTACCAGGAGATCCTCAAGGTGCCCAAGGGGGAGGCCCTGGTCTACGGCATGCACCTGCCCTTCTTGGAGTTCTACGCCCGGGAGGTGCCTTCCCGCTTAGAGGGGCGGGTTTTGGAGGTGGGGGCCTTCACCGGGGCCTTGGTGGGGTATTTGCAGGGGAGGCGGCCTGAGCTTTCGTTTTCCGCCCTGGACGGGGTGGAGGAGGTAGTGGAGCTTGGGAAAAAGCGGGTGCCCGAGGTGGCCTGGCATCTAGGCTGGGCGGAGGAGGCGGAGCTTCCTCCCTTTGACACCCTACTTCTCCTTTCCGTGTTCCCCGAGGGCTTTGTGGACCAGGAGTTGGAAAGCCGCCTCGAGGCCCCTTCCTTCTGGAAGCGCTTCGGTTTCTTTGATCGCCTTCCCCTTTTGGCCCGGCTTTTGAAGCCGGGTGGGCTTTTGATCTACGGCCACGGACCCTTCCTGGGCAAAAGCCCCGAAGGGGTGGAGGAAGGGCTAAAGCACCTGGGGTTTGACCAGGTGGAGCGGGTGGGGGAGGGAGAGTACTTTTTGGTGCTGGCGAGAAGGCCCGAGGCGCTGGAGGTTAAGGAGGGGGCCTGGTCCCAGGCAGTGGACGAGGGAGCTTCCTTGGACCTCGAGGAGGCGCCCCTGCGGGTTCCCGTTCTGGTTCGGCAGGATCTTTCCGAGGTGCGGGAGCTTCTGGCCGCAGGGCGGTATGCGGAGGTGCTGGCCCAGCTGCCCGAGGGGGTGGAAGGGGAGGCGGCCTGCCTGAGGGGGCGGGCCCTTTTCGCCCTTTCCCGCTATGCCGAGGCGGAGGAGGTCCTAAAGCGGGCCCTTTCCGAGGAGGCGGAGGACCTAAGGGCCATGGTGCTGGTGGAGCTTGGGGAATACGAGCGGGCCAGGCCCCGCCTCGAGGCCCTGGCCGGGAGGGGAGGAAGGTACCGCATCTACCTGGGCCGGGTCTACCTGAGCCTGGGGCGGTATGCGGACGCCCTTAGGCAGTTTGTGGAATCGGGTCTCCCCGAGGCGGAAGGGTACGTGCGGGAGGCCCTGGAACGGATCACCGAGCGCATGCGCCGCTTCGCCCGGGAGGGGGAGTGGGCGGAGGTAAGCCGCCGGGCGGAGTTTGTGGAGGACCTTTCCCCAACCCTACTGACCCGGGAGATGCTCCGGCTTGGCCTGAAGGCGGCCCTGATCCAGGGGCTTTTTGCCCGGGCGGAGCGGTATGCCAGGAGGCTTGCGGATCTGGACGAGGCCGAGGGCTTTTTGGGGCTTGCCCTGGTGGCCCTAAGGGTGAGTTCCCCCTTGGAGGTGCGGCCCTTGGACGACATCAAGTCCGTGGAGCCCTACCTCACCGAGGCCTTGGCCCGGGCGGAGATCCCTGAGGCCTTGCTGCTTCTCGGGATGCTCCGGGAACGGGAGGGGCGCCACCTGGAGGCCCTGCGCCTTTTGGAGCGGGCGGCGGAGCGGGGAACAGGGGAGGTGGCGGGCCTGGCCTACCACCACCTGGCCCAGGTGAAGTGGGCTCTCAGGCGGCCCCTTAAGGAGATCCTGGGGGACCACAAGCGGGCCCATGCCTTAAGGGCCTACCCTGCCCCCTACCTTTTCCAGCTGGCCCAGGAGGCCCTGAAGGGGGGAGAGGAGGTCTTGGCCAGGGAGCTTCTCTCCCGGGCCCGGGATGCCGGGCTTTCCGAGGTGGCCGAGGAGGACCTCATGGGGCTCCTTGCCCTTCTGGAGAGGCTGGAGGGTCCCTGGGCGGCTTTTAGCCTTCTCTACCAGGCCCTGGGCCGCACGCCAAAGCCCCCCCTGGAGCTTCTGGCCCTGGCCTACCGGCTTTCCCGTGGTTTCCGGGAAAGCCCCGAGGCCTCGGAGGTGCGGGGGCAGTACTTGGCCGCCCTGTATGCCGAGGGGCGGGGGGAGGAGGTGGAGCGGCTTTTGCTGGAGGAGCTGAGGACCGATCCCCAAGCCCTGGAGGTGCTCTTTGACCTGGCGGAACACTACGAAGGCCGGGGGAATTGGCGGAAGGCGGCGGAGCACTGGCAAAAGGCCTTGGAGGTAGCCCTCTACCGGGAAAAGGACCTGGACCTTTCCCGGGAGGTCTTAAGAAACCTCCTCTTCCTAAGGCCTCACGACGAGAGCCTTTTCCTTTACCTAGAGGAGCTTAAGGCGGTGAGCCGGGGCCTGGAGGCCTTGGGGGAAAGCCCAAAGGCCCTGCCCGAGACCAAGGAGGAGCTCCTGCAGGAAGGCCTGCCCCAGTTCCACGGGGAGCACCTTTTGGTGGTGGGCGGGCACACCCAGCTCAGGAGCCGGCTGGTTCCCCTCCTCGAGGCCCGGGGCCTCAAGGTGGACTGGTTTGACGCGGACACCGTCGGGGTGGGCAAGGAGGCCCTAAGGCGGATCCAGAACCGCCTGGAGAAGGCCCATGGCCTCATGGTGGTTTCCAGCTATGTGGGCCATGACTTCTCCGAGCCCGTGCGCCTCGAGGCGGAGCGCCTCGGGGTTCCGGTCTATGTGATCCCGGGGCGGGCCCGGGGGCCACGGGGTTTTTAA
- a CDS encoding 1,9-bis(guanidino)-5-aza-nonane synthase, with amino-acid sequence MEKKELLSTPVVPIDIKAFDAGPVLEAMGKTAFQARNLYRAAEIYLRMLEDDAAVILTLAGSLVSAGQGLIVHDLIRKGLVDVIVATGANIVDQDFFEALGHRHYQGDPKADDETLRRLWIDRIYDTYIDEEELRHTDYTIAEIADALEPRPYSSREFIWHMGRYLAERGLGERSIVRVAYEEGVPIFVPAFSDSSAGFGLVYHQVKNPKAHVTIDSVADFRELTEIKLKAGTTGLVMLGGGVPKNFAQDIVVAAEVLGHSVEMHKYAIQITVADERDGGLSGSTLSEAQSWGKVDAALSQMVFAEATLAFPLLASYVWHRAPMRAKRRYADLFAQEVPA; translated from the coding sequence ATGGAGAAGAAGGAACTCCTCTCTACGCCCGTGGTCCCCATCGACATCAAGGCCTTCGACGCCGGGCCCGTCCTCGAGGCCATGGGCAAGACCGCCTTCCAGGCCCGGAACCTTTACCGGGCGGCGGAGATCTACCTCCGCATGCTGGAGGACGACGCCGCCGTCATCCTCACCCTGGCGGGGAGCCTGGTGTCCGCCGGGCAGGGCCTCATCGTCCACGACCTCATCAGGAAGGGCCTGGTGGACGTTATCGTGGCCACCGGAGCCAACATCGTGGACCAGGACTTCTTCGAGGCCCTGGGCCACCGCCACTACCAAGGGGACCCCAAGGCCGACGACGAGACCCTGCGCCGTCTTTGGATTGACCGCATCTACGACACCTACATCGACGAGGAGGAGCTCCGCCACACCGACTACACCATTGCCGAGATCGCCGATGCCCTGGAGCCTAGGCCCTACTCCAGCCGGGAGTTCATCTGGCACATGGGCCGCTACCTGGCGGAAAGGGGCCTGGGGGAGAGGAGCATCGTCCGGGTGGCCTACGAGGAGGGGGTGCCCATCTTCGTCCCCGCTTTCTCCGACTCCTCCGCGGGCTTCGGCCTGGTCTACCACCAGGTGAAAAACCCCAAGGCCCACGTCACCATCGACTCCGTGGCCGACTTCCGCGAGCTCACGGAGATCAAGCTCAAGGCGGGCACCACGGGCCTGGTGATGCTGGGGGGCGGGGTGCCCAAGAACTTCGCCCAGGACATCGTGGTGGCCGCGGAGGTGCTGGGCCACTCGGTGGAAATGCACAAGTACGCCATCCAGATCACCGTGGCCGACGAGCGGGACGGGGGGCTTTCCGGCTCCACCCTCTCCGAGGCCCAAAGCTGGGGCAAGGTGGACGCCGCCCTTTCCCAGATGGTCTTTGCCGAGGCCACCTTGGCCTTTCCCCTCCTGGCCTCCTACGTGTGGCACCGGGCCCCCATGCGGGCCAAGCGGCGCTACGCCGACCTCTTCGCCCAGGAGGTTCCCGCTTAG
- a CDS encoding 2-hydroxyacid dehydrogenase, translating to MRILSPRLREEVFALLPEEVEVHYLEEPWPKAVDFFLPPFGQEEMVRRVLEQVEVKVVQTLSAGVDWILPLVPEGVVLCDGSGIHDVPVAEWVVTSLLALLKDLPAFLQAQGEGRWAPRVLADLEGKKVLLLGYGSIGKAVEERLRAFGVEVLPVARRARPGVYTPQDLPHLLPQADAVVVLLPLTPETRGLVGREFLSWMKPGTLLVNAGRGPVVDTEALLEALREGKVRAALDVTDPEPLPSHHPLWRAPGVLITPHVAGFSQGFHRRAARFLAEQVGRYLQGEPLRNVVLEGY from the coding sequence GTGCGCATCTTGAGCCCAAGGCTTAGGGAAGAGGTCTTCGCCCTTTTGCCCGAAGAGGTGGAGGTGCATTACCTGGAGGAGCCTTGGCCCAAAGCGGTGGACTTCTTCCTGCCCCCTTTCGGCCAGGAGGAAATGGTGCGGCGGGTGTTGGAACAGGTGGAGGTTAAGGTGGTCCAGACCCTTTCCGCCGGGGTGGACTGGATTCTGCCCCTGGTGCCCGAGGGGGTGGTGCTTTGCGATGGCTCGGGCATCCACGATGTGCCCGTGGCGGAGTGGGTGGTGACGAGCCTTTTGGCTCTCCTTAAGGACCTGCCTGCCTTTTTGCAGGCTCAGGGGGAAGGGCGCTGGGCTCCCAGGGTGCTGGCCGACCTCGAGGGCAAGAAGGTGCTGCTATTGGGCTACGGTTCCATCGGGAAAGCCGTGGAGGAGAGGCTTAGGGCCTTTGGGGTGGAGGTGTTGCCTGTGGCCCGGCGCGCCCGCCCTGGGGTCTACACTCCCCAGGACCTCCCGCATCTTCTTCCCCAGGCGGATGCCGTGGTGGTCCTCCTCCCCCTTACCCCTGAAACCCGGGGGCTGGTGGGCCGGGAGTTTCTTTCCTGGATGAAGCCGGGGACTCTTTTGGTGAATGCGGGCCGGGGGCCGGTGGTGGACACAGAAGCCCTCCTCGAGGCGCTACGGGAGGGGAAGGTTCGGGCGGCCTTGGATGTCACCGACCCTGAGCCCTTGCCTTCCCACCATCCTCTTTGGCGGGCCCCTGGAGTCCTCATTACCCCGCATGTGGCCGGGTTTTCCCAGGGTTTCCACCGCCGGGCGGCCCGGTTTTTGGCGGAGCAGGTGGGGCGGTACCTCCAGGGTGAGCCCCTTAGAAACGTGGTTTTGGAGGGGTATTAA
- a CDS encoding GNAT family N-acetyltransferase, which produces MDWPRYGRVTLKPFSAGLTEEEWKGLYETFRDPEVAEWNGSSPLRSPFWLFKRFVQAEMRRKDRLAFVILDERGEYLGTLELYDLTPEEATLGILIGRKERWGQGYGTEAVRAALAYAFGPLGLTRVKLRTFAHNLRARRAFEKAGFRQVGLGPGPKGKEDVYMEVTRGQPEG; this is translated from the coding sequence GTGGACTGGCCCCGCTATGGCCGCGTGACCCTGAAGCCCTTTAGTGCGGGGCTCACCGAGGAGGAGTGGAAGGGGCTTTACGAAACCTTCCGCGACCCCGAGGTGGCGGAGTGGAACGGCTCGAGCCCCTTGCGCTCTCCCTTTTGGCTTTTCAAGCGCTTCGTCCAGGCGGAGATGCGCCGCAAGGACCGCCTGGCCTTTGTCATCCTGGACGAGAGGGGAGAGTATCTGGGCACCCTGGAGCTTTACGACCTCACCCCCGAGGAGGCCACCTTGGGTATCCTCATCGGCAGGAAGGAGCGCTGGGGCCAGGGCTACGGCACGGAGGCGGTGCGGGCGGCCTTGGCCTATGCCTTCGGTCCCTTGGGGCTTACGCGGGTGAAGCTCCGCACCTTTGCCCACAACCTTAGGGCCAGGCGGGCCTTTGAGAAGGCGGGTTTCCGCCAGGTGGGCCTGGGCCCGGGGCCTAAGGGAAAGGAAGATGTGTACATGGAGGTGACCCGTGGTCAGCCGGAAGGCTAG